One genomic window of Motacilla alba alba isolate MOTALB_02 chromosome 3, Motacilla_alba_V1.0_pri, whole genome shotgun sequence includes the following:
- the LOC119699132 gene encoding transmembrane protease serine 9-like, which yields MDWLGLLILLTVAGLAHGIWDNCGWTCGLRPMVSDSIPRDDGMTRIVGGTDAKPGAWPWMVSIQHPWLPGAKHWCGGSLISAEWVLTAAHCFDKIKKISILDVEIGATQLTQPGPGAQVRKIKKLFRHENYKRSDISNDIALLELNEPVQCSPYIQLACVADPTLRVSELQNCWIAGWGSTTEGGEDSSDVLQEAKVQLIDVQLCNSSGWNAGKIHTHNLCAGYPQGNIDTCQGDSGGPLMCQDNNADSWWVVGVTSWGKGCARAKLPGVYTSTQYFYDWILTQMGDLCGLRPMVYEYEYLDHDDGTTRVVGGANAKPGAWPWIVSLKHPAIPGTRHLCGGSLITAEWVLTAAHCFDPIRKIGMVYLVIGATQLTQPGRGAQLRRIKKLVRHEHYNPSDKSNDIALLELNKPVDCNAYVQLACVADPALSLSELQNCWVAGWGSTAARGEFPRETPDDVLQEAKVQLIDVQLCNSSGWYAGEVHTHNLCAGYPQGNIDTCQGDSGGPLMCQEKNSDFFWIVGVTSWGRGCARAKRPGIYTSIQYFYDWIGIHIGLETTQSAS from the exons ATGGATTGGCTCGGCCTCCTCATCCTGCTGACcgtggctgggctggcacatGGGATATGGGACAACTGCGG ATGGACTTGTGGCCTCCGACCCATGGTGTCTGATTCCATACCTCGTGATGACGGCATGACACGCATCGTGGGTGGCACAGATGCCAAGCCAGGGGCCTGGCCCTGGATGGTTAGCATCCAGCACCCCTGGTTACCAGGTGCAAAGCATTGGTGTGGAGGGTCCCTCATCAGTGCAGAGTGGGTCCTCACGGCAGCACACTGCTTCGACAAGATCAA GAAAATCAGCATCTTGGATGTGGAGATTGGTGCCACCCAGTTGACTCAGCCAGGCCCTGGGGCACAAGTGCGCAAGATCAAGAAGTTATTTCGTCACGAAAACTATAAGAGAAGTGATATAAGTAATGACATTGCCTTGCTGGAACTGAATGAGCCTGTCCAGTGCAGCCCTTACATCCAGCTGGCCTGTGTGGCTGACCCCACCCTAAGAGTCTCAGAGCTGCAAAACTGCTGGATTGCTGGCTGGGGTTCAACCACAGAAGGAG GTGAAGACTCAAGTGATGTCCTACAAGAGGCCAAGGTCCAGCTTATCGATGTCCAGCTCTGCAACAGCAGTGGCTGGAATGCAGGGAAAATCCACACCCACAACTTGTGTGCTGGTTACCCGCAGGGCAACATCGACACCTGCCAG ggtgacagcGGTGGTCCTCTCATGTGCCAGGACAACAACGCTGACTCCTGGTGGGTTGTTGGAGTGACCAGCTGGGGAAAAGGATGCGCCAGAGCAAAACTGCCTGGAGTCTACACCTCCACTCAGTACTTCTATGACTGGATTCTAACCCAGATGGG AGATCTATGTGGGCTCCGACCCATGGTGTATGAGTATGAGTACCTGGATCATGATGACGGCACAACACGCGTCGTGGGTGGTGCAAATGCCAAGCCAGGGGCCTGGCCCTGGATAGTAAGCCTTAAGCATCCTGCAATACCAGGCACAAGACACCTGTGTGGAGGGTCACTCATCACTGCAGAATGGGTTCTCACAGCAGCACACTGCTTTGACCCCATCAG GAAGATTGGCATGGTGTATCTGGTGATTGGTGCCACCCAGTTGACTCAGCCAGGACGTGGAGCACAACTGCGACGGATTAAGAAGTTAGTGCGTCATGAGCACTATAATCCAAGTGACAAAAGTAATGACATTGCCTTGCTGGAACTGAACAAGCCTGTTGACTGCAACGCCTACGTCCAGCTGGCCTGTGTGGCTGACCCTGCCCTAAGcctctcagagctgcagaactgCTGGGTGGCTGGCTGGGGTTCCACTGCTGCAAGAGGTGAGTTCCCAAGAGAGACTCCAGA TGATGTCCTACAAGAGGCCAAGGTCCAACTCATCGATGTCCAGCTCTGCAACAGCAGTGGCTGGTATGCAGGGGAAGTCCACACCCACAACTTGTGTGCTGGTTACCCGCAGGGCAACATCGACACCTGCCAG ggtgacagcGGTGGTCCTCTCATGTGCCAGGAGAAAAACAGTGACTTCTTCTGGATTGTTGGAGTGACCAGCTGGGGAAGAGGCTGCGCCAGAGCAAAGCGGCCTGGAATCTACACCTCCATTCAGTACTTCTATGACTGGATTGGCATCCACATTGGCCTGGAGACAACTCAAAGTGCTTCTTGA
- the LOC119699133 gene encoding transmembrane protease serine 9-like — MVSDSGYKSHDYGMTRIVGGTDAKPGAWPWMVSIQHPRIPGTKHFCGGSLIRAEWVLTAAHCFDLIFLVYVVIGATQLTQPGPGAQVRKIKKLVRHENYQRRDMSDDIALLELSKPIQCSPYIQLACVADAILGVSVSQEHNCWIAGWGATTTKDKTPSDHLQEAKVQLINIQLCNSTFWYSGKIHTHNLCAGYPQGTIDTCQGDSGGPLMCQYNHADSWWVVGVTSWGKSCGRARRPGVYTSTQYFYDWILTQMGRSLMEQTKAQQQMKASSDADLLPTAKNGHGKGSCGLRVTPPVNSPMTYSYDNVAYDYGMTRIVGGIGAAEAEWPWIVSIQHPWVPGLGHWCGGSLITADWVLTAAHCFDKFDNISLLYVLIGATQLTQPGPGAAVRSVKKVVIHRDYKRSDYSYDIALMQLDRPVLCSSYIQLACLADPALRVSELINCWIAGWGATTARSLDSADRLQQAKVQLIDVQLCNSSDWYAGEVHPYNLCAGYPQGNIDSCKGDSGGPLMCQDNNAEYWWVIGLTSFGTGCARARQPGVYTSIQYFYDWIDYNMRVNAVKSAP; from the exons ATGGTGTCTGACTCTGGGTACAAGAGTCATGACTACGGCATGACACGCATCGTGGGTGGCACAGATGCCAAGCCAGGGGCCTGGCCCTGGATGGTCAGCATCCAGCATCCGAGGATACCAGGCACAAAGCATTTCTGTGGAGGGTCTCTCATCAGGGCAGAGTGGGTCCTCACAGCAGCACACTGCTTTGACCTCATTTT TTTGGTGTACGTGGTAATTGGTGCCACCCAGTTGACTCAGCCGGGCCCTGGCGCACAAGTGCGCAAGATTAAGAAGTTAGTGCGTCATGAAAACTATCAGAGACGTGACATGAGCGATGACATTGCCTTGCTGGAACTGAGCAAGCCTATCCAGTGCAGTCCCTACATCCAGCTGGCCTGTGTGGCTGATGCTATCTTAGGAGTGTCAGTGTCACAGGAGCATAACTGCTGGATTGCTGGCTGGGGTGCCACCACTACAAAAG ATAAAACCCCAAGTGATCACCTGCAGGAAGCCAAGGTACAGCTCATCAATATCCAGCTGTGCAACAGCACCTTCTGGTACTCAGGGAAAATCCACACCCACAACTTGTGTGCTGGTTACCCACAGGGCACCATTGACACCTGCCAG ggtgacagcGGTGGTCCTCTCATGTGCCAATACAACCATGCTGACTCCTGGTGGGTTGTTGGAGTGACCAGCTGGGGAAAAAGCTGTGGCAGAGCAAGACGGCCCGGAGTCTACACCTCCACTCAGTACTTCTATGACTGGATTCTGACGCAGATGG gcaggagcctcaTGGAGCAGACAAAGGCCCAGCAGCAGATGAAGGCCTCATCTGATGCCGACCTCCTCCCCACAGCAAAGAACGGTCATGGCAA agggagctgtgggCTCCGAGTTACGCCACCTGTCAACAGCCCCATGACTTATTCCTACGACAACGTGGCTTATGACTACGGCATGACACGCATCGTGGGTGGCATAggtgctgcagaagcagaatGGCCCTGGATTGTCAGCATCCAACACCCCTGGGTACCAGGCCTAGGACATTGGTGTGGAGGGTCCCTCATCACGGCAGATTGGGTCCTCACAGCAGCACACTGCTTCGACAAGTTTGA TAACATCAGCCTGCTGTATGTGTTGATTGGGGCCACCCAGTTGACTCAGCCGGGACCTGGGGCTGCAGTGCGCAGTGTCAAGAAGGTGGTGATACACCGTGACTACAAGCGTAGCGACTACAGCTATGACATTGCCCTGATGCAACTGGACCGTCCTGTCCTGTGCAGCTCCTACATCCAGCTGGCCTGTCTGGCGGACCCCGCCCTGAGAGTCTCAGAGCTCATCAACTGCTGGATTGCTGGCTGGGGTGCCACTACTGCAAGAA GTCTAGATTCAGCTGATCGCCTTCAGCAGGCCAAGGTCCAGCTCATTGATGTCCAGCTCTGCAACAGCAGTGACTGGTACGCAGGAGAAGTCCATCCCTACAACTTGTGTGCTGGTTACCCACAGGGCAACATTGACTCCTGCAAG ggtgacagcGGTGGTCCTCTCATGTGCCAGGACAACAACGCTGAGTACTGGTGGGTCATTGGACTAACCAGCTTTGGAACAGGCTGCGCCAGAGCAAGGCAGCCTGGAGTCTACACCTCCATTCAGTACTTCTATGACTGGATCGATTACAACATGCGTGTAAACGCAGTTAAAAGTGCTCCttga
- the LOC119699134 gene encoding acrosin-like, producing MNWLGLLILLTVAGLAHSIQYTCGGTCGLRAVPSVYHPKTNFYGNVAYDYGMTRVVGGTGAKPGAWPWIVSIQHPWIPGLKHLCGGSLISKQWVLTAAHCFDEVTEISLVYVVIGATQLTQPGHGAQVRHVKQVLIHRYYNPDDMSYDIALMELSKPVQCSPYIQLACVPDTTLRVSELQNCWVAGWGSTAPRAQKSSDHLQQAKVQLIDVQLCNSSRWYAGKIHTHNVCAGYPHGNIDTCQGDSGGPLMCQEKNSDYWWVIGITSWGKGCARARRPGIYISTLYFYDWILFHMNLSPDGISSPTSRACSHFLIPPYTWSNYIPTLQPSQKPWPRPTPSPKPIPVPTLGKVNSCPFPIKILMEFLTQVKELLQQTFG from the exons ATGAATTGGCTCGGCCTCCTCATCCTGCTGACcgtggctgggctggcacacagCATCCAGTACACCTGCGG AGGAACTTGCGGGCTCCGAGCTGTGCCATCTGTCTATCACCCCAAGACTAATTTCTATGGCAACGTGGCTTATGACTACGGCATGACACGCGTTGTGGGTGGCACAGGTGCCAAGCCAGGGGCCTGGCCCTGGATCGTCAGCATCCAGCATCCCTGGATACCAGGCCTGAAACATCTGTGTGGAGGGTCCCTCATCAGCAAACAGTGGGTCCTCACAGCAGCACACTGCTTCGATGAGGTCAC GGAAATCAGCTTGGTGTATGTGGTGATTGGGGCCACCCAATTGACTCAGCCAGGCCATGGGGCACAAGTGCGCCATGTCAAGCAGGTGCTGATACACCGGTACTACAACCCTGATGACATGAGCTATGATATTGCCCTGATGGAATTGAGCAAGCCTGTCCAGTGCAGTCCCTACATCCAGCTGGCCTGTGTGCCTGACACCACATTGAGAGTGTCAGAGCTGCAAAACTGCTGGGTGGCTGGCTGGGGTTCCACTGCTCCAAGAG CTCAAAAATCAAGTGATCACCTCCAGCAGGCCAAGGTCCAGCTCATCGATGTCCAGCTCTGCAACAGCAGCCGCTGGTATGCAGGGAAAATCCACACCCACAATGTGTGTGCTGGTTACCCACATGGCAACATCGACACCTGCCAG ggtgacagcGGTGGTCCTCTCATGTGCCAAGAGAAAAACAGTGACTACTGGTGGGTCATTGGAATAACCAGCTGGGGAAAAGGCTGTGCCAGAGCAAGGCGTCCTGGAATCTACATCTCCACTCTGTACTTCTATGACTGGATCCTATTCCACATGAATCTGAGCCCAGATGGAATTTCCTCTCCAACATCTCGGGCATGTAGTCATTTTTTGATCCCTCCATACACCTGGAGTAATTATATTCCCACCCTACAACCCTCTCAGAAGCCATGGCCAAGACCAACCCCCTCTCCAAAACCAATTCCAGTACCAACATTGGGCAAAGTTAACTCCTGCCCATTCCCCATCAAGATTCTTATGGAATTCCTTACTCAAGTGAAGGAACTCCTCCAGCAGACCTTTGGTTAA